One window of the Magnolia sinica isolate HGM2019 chromosome 19, MsV1, whole genome shotgun sequence genome contains the following:
- the LOC131235596 gene encoding protein CASPARIAN STRIP INTEGRITY FACTOR 1-like, producing MAFSFLKKIILLFILISASIIPASFAGGHRRYMHKNAIEAGPLSEEAAQKDVDTEKEGRAINKRILKVHTKDYETYDPAPALDKPPFKLIPN from the exons ATGGCTTTCTCATTTCTCAAGAAAATCATTCTCCTCTTCATCCTCATCTCAGCATCAATAATTCCAGCCTCATTTgcag GTGGGCATAGGAGGTACATGCATAAAAATGCAATTGAAGCTGGTCCATTGAGTGAG GAAGCAGCACAGAAGGACGTGGACACTGAAAAAGAAGGTAGAGCCATAAACAAGAGAATCCTCAAAGTCCATACAAAAGACTATGAAACATATGATCCAGCCCCAGCTCTTGACAAGCCTCCCTTCAAGCTCATACCCAACTAA